A window of Nodularia sp. LEGE 06071 contains these coding sequences:
- a CDS encoding transglycosylase SLT domain-containing protein, whose translation MLKKLQKKHISLIAFAALFAFSAGAMVSAPEIGKFLGQGLNLARNQSEQISPANQAQSTVFPLVSESRPERAEKLEAIANGSNSPDRERARYLLASDLIETRDAEKALTLLQGLEKSYPSLGPYILLKQAQAQTILDEGGKASDLRQRVLREYPEAAGTAKALYMIALPEHHDTAIAQFPSHPLTWDIIYKRLQENPNQPQLRLILAKYAYNQAGIVGVLDQLVKQPNLQAEEWEIVGTAYWENNQFAKAGDAYIQAPPTARNLYRAARGIQIGGKERQKAIATYNQLVQQFPEASETGLALLRLAELARTRQDALPYLDRVIANFPQQASTAVVEKAKIYQGLKDQNSAQQAWELLLSKYGNSNQAAEYRWNKANEQAKAQNYAAAWQWAQPIATNNPNSILAPRAGFWVGKWATTLGKPEEAKAAYEYVLSQFPYSYYAWRSAANLGLNVGNFDTVRQLQPEVVPNQRPVPPAGSETFKELYLLGQDNDAWLQWETEFLNKLQPTVAEQFTEGLMRLARGNNLSAISLISRLEDRETPEEQAEYQALSQQINYWQARYPFPYRQEIKKWSAERQLNPLLVTALMRQESMFESKIKSSVGATGLMQVMPATGEWIAPQIKLDSKTINLEDPSENINLGTWYLDFTHRQYNNNSMLAIASYNAGPGNVSRWLRTIPKTDPDDFVEEIPFNETKNYVRQVFGNYWNYLRLYNPEISAKVARYSQTHPKLPQR comes from the coding sequence ATGCTGAAGAAACTACAGAAAAAACACATTTCTCTCATTGCTTTTGCGGCACTGTTTGCCTTTTCAGCAGGCGCAATGGTATCAGCACCAGAGATTGGAAAATTCTTAGGACAAGGGTTAAACCTGGCTCGAAATCAGTCTGAGCAAATTTCTCCAGCCAACCAAGCCCAGTCAACCGTATTTCCACTAGTATCAGAGTCTAGACCAGAACGAGCGGAAAAACTAGAAGCGATCGCCAATGGTTCCAATTCACCAGACAGGGAACGCGCCCGTTATTTATTAGCAAGTGATTTAATTGAAACCAGGGATGCGGAAAAGGCTTTAACTCTTCTCCAAGGACTAGAAAAAAGCTATCCCAGTCTTGGCCCTTATATTTTACTGAAACAGGCACAGGCACAGACCATACTGGATGAAGGCGGTAAGGCTTCGGATCTCAGACAAAGAGTCTTGAGAGAGTATCCCGAAGCAGCTGGGACGGCCAAAGCTCTGTATATGATCGCACTCCCAGAGCATCATGATACAGCGATCGCACAATTTCCTTCTCATCCCCTCACCTGGGACATTATTTATAAGCGGTTACAAGAGAATCCCAATCAGCCACAGTTACGGTTAATTTTGGCAAAATACGCCTATAACCAAGCCGGAATCGTCGGCGTGTTAGATCAGCTCGTGAAACAGCCGAATCTCCAAGCTGAAGAATGGGAGATAGTCGGCACAGCCTACTGGGAAAATAATCAATTTGCTAAAGCCGGTGATGCCTATATTCAAGCACCCCCAACAGCCCGCAACCTTTACCGGGCGGCGAGAGGGATACAGATAGGAGGTAAAGAACGGCAAAAGGCGATCGCCACTTACAATCAACTGGTACAACAATTTCCCGAAGCCAGCGAAACAGGACTAGCTTTGTTACGTTTGGCAGAATTGGCTAGAACCCGTCAAGATGCTTTACCCTATCTGGACAGAGTAATTGCCAATTTTCCCCAACAAGCCAGTACAGCAGTTGTAGAAAAAGCCAAAATTTACCAAGGACTCAAAGATCAAAACTCGGCTCAACAGGCTTGGGAATTACTCTTAAGCAAATATGGCAATTCTAATCAAGCCGCAGAGTATCGGTGGAACAAAGCCAACGAACAAGCCAAAGCCCAAAATTACGCAGCTGCTTGGCAATGGGCGCAACCAATTGCTACCAATAATCCTAATAGTATTTTAGCTCCCAGAGCCGGCTTTTGGGTTGGGAAATGGGCAACTACATTAGGAAAGCCAGAAGAAGCTAAAGCTGCCTATGAGTATGTATTGAGTCAATTTCCTTACTCTTACTATGCTTGGCGATCAGCTGCTAACCTGGGGCTAAATGTGGGCAACTTTGACACCGTGCGCCAATTGCAACCAGAAGTAGTCCCAAATCAACGTCCAGTACCTCCCGCAGGTTCAGAAACTTTCAAAGAACTGTATCTACTAGGTCAAGACAATGATGCTTGGTTGCAATGGGAAACAGAATTTCTCAATAAACTCCAGCCCACGGTAGCAGAACAATTTACCGAAGGATTAATGCGGCTAGCTAGGGGAAATAATCTCTCCGCCATTAGCCTAATTTCTCGATTGGAAGACCGGGAAACACCAGAGGAACAAGCCGAATATCAGGCTTTGAGCCAGCAAATAAATTATTGGCAAGCCCGTTATCCCTTTCCTTATCGCCAGGAAATTAAAAAATGGTCTGCGGAACGACAGTTAAATCCTCTGCTAGTTACCGCCTTGATGCGTCAAGAGTCCATGTTTGAGTCAAAAATTAAATCGTCAGTCGGTGCGACTGGTTTAATGCAGGTAATGCCCGCCACAGGCGAATGGATTGCACCCCAAATTAAGTTGGATAGCAAAACTATTAACTTAGAAGATCCCAGTGAAAATATTAATCTGGGGACATGGTATTTAGACTTTACTCATCGGCAGTATAACAATAACTCCATGTTAGCGATCGCCAGTTATAATGCCGGCCCCGGCAACGTCTCCAGATGGCTGCGAACTATTCCTAAAACCGACCCAGACGATTTTGTGGAAGAAATTCCCTTTAATGAAACGAAAAATTACGTGCGACAAGTATTTGGTAACTACTGGAATTATCTGCGACTTTACAATCCAGAGATTTCGGCTAAGGTAGCGAGATACTCCCAGACACATCCCAAATTACCCCAGAGGTAA
- the tatC gene encoding twin-arginine translocase subunit TatC: protein MTPSQDVTTPDLDQEEYGNSEIDPLNELPDEVEMSLFDHLEELRQRIFYSLIAVAVGIIGCFIAVKPIVKLLEVPAQGVKFLQLAPGEYFFVSIKVAGYSGLVLSSPFILYQIIQFLLPGLTRRERRLLGPVVLGSSVLFATGLVFAYLLLIPAALNFFISYGEDVVDQLWSIDKYFEFVLLLLFSTGLAFQIPIIQLLLGNLGIVSSQRMIAGWRFVIMGAVVLGAVLTPSTDPLTQSLLAGAVLGLYFGGIGLVKLTGK, encoded by the coding sequence ATGACACCCTCACAAGATGTAACTACTCCTGATCTCGACCAAGAGGAATACGGCAACTCAGAAATTGACCCTCTCAATGAGTTGCCAGATGAAGTCGAAATGTCCCTCTTCGACCACCTGGAAGAGTTAAGACAACGAATTTTCTATTCTCTAATTGCTGTCGCAGTTGGTATTATTGGCTGTTTCATTGCCGTCAAGCCCATTGTTAAGTTACTGGAAGTCCCAGCCCAAGGAGTCAAATTTCTCCAACTTGCGCCCGGAGAATACTTCTTTGTTTCCATCAAAGTTGCAGGTTACAGTGGCTTAGTGCTTTCTAGCCCCTTCATTCTTTACCAAATTATCCAGTTTCTGCTTCCAGGATTAACTCGCCGAGAACGCCGCTTACTCGGACCAGTAGTTTTGGGTTCCAGTGTGCTGTTTGCAACTGGTTTAGTATTTGCTTACTTGCTACTTATCCCCGCCGCATTGAATTTTTTCATTAGCTACGGTGAAGATGTCGTAGACCAACTGTGGTCAATTGACAAATACTTTGAATTTGTGCTGCTACTGTTATTTAGTACTGGTTTAGCATTTCAAATTCCGATTATCCAATTATTATTAGGTAATTTAGGAATTGTGTCCTCTCAAAGGATGATTGCTGGCTGGCGTTTTGTGATTATGGGAGCAGTAGTTTTAGGTGCTGTCCTCACCCCTTCTACCGACCCCCTCACCCAAAGTCTCTTAGCAGGCGCAGTCTTAGGACTGTACTTTGGTGGTATTGGTCTAGTGAAACTCACAGGTAAATGA
- a CDS encoding tRNA-binding protein has translation MTQINYDDFEQVEIRVGRIIEVADFPQARKPAYKLWIDFGDLGVKKSSAQITKLYDLEDLKNRLILAVTNFPPRQIADFMSEVLVLGVVGENGEVVLIQPDREVPLGKRIS, from the coding sequence ATGACACAAATTAATTATGACGACTTTGAGCAAGTTGAAATTCGTGTTGGCAGAATAATCGAAGTTGCAGATTTTCCCCAAGCCCGAAAACCAGCTTACAAACTGTGGATAGACTTTGGTGATTTGGGCGTTAAAAAATCTAGCGCTCAAATTACTAAACTCTATGATTTAGAAGATTTAAAAAATAGATTAATCTTAGCTGTAACTAACTTTCCACCGCGTCAAATAGCTGATTTCATGTCAGAAGTTTTAGTCTTAGGCGTAGTTGGGGAAAATGGCGAAGTTGTGCTGATTCAACCAGATAGAGAAGTACCATTAGGTAAAAGAATTTCCTAA
- the plsY gene encoding glycerol-3-phosphate 1-O-acyltransferase PlsY: MAIWLCLCGVALVVAYLLGSFPTGYIAVKQLKGIDIREVGSGSTGATNVLRTLGKGPGALVLVIDCLKGVLAIALVYWLFSVASGQSLIPSTVDIPIWQPWIITLAGLCAILGHSKSIFLGFSGGKSVATSLGILLAMNWQVGLATAGVFAVFIAISRIVSLSSIAGAIAVPILMVILHQPLPYILFGVAGGLYVILRHRTNIERILAGMEPKIGQKLATEKSADG; the protein is encoded by the coding sequence ATGGCGATTTGGCTCTGTTTATGTGGTGTGGCTTTGGTCGTAGCTTATCTGTTGGGTTCTTTTCCCACGGGCTACATTGCTGTGAAGCAGTTAAAGGGTATTGATATTCGCGAGGTTGGTTCTGGTTCAACTGGCGCAACTAATGTATTAAGGACTTTGGGGAAGGGTCCGGGAGCGTTGGTTTTAGTGATTGATTGCTTGAAGGGAGTTTTAGCGATCGCACTTGTCTATTGGTTATTCTCTGTTGCTTCTGGTCAAAGTCTTATCCCCTCAACGGTAGATATCCCAATTTGGCAACCCTGGATCATTACCTTGGCTGGGTTATGCGCTATTTTGGGACACAGTAAATCAATTTTTTTGGGCTTTTCTGGTGGTAAATCTGTGGCTACCAGTTTAGGAATTTTATTGGCGATGAATTGGCAAGTGGGATTGGCTACAGCGGGTGTTTTTGCTGTGTTTATCGCTATATCCAGGATTGTTTCCTTGAGTTCGATTGCAGGTGCGATCGCAGTGCCTATTTTGATGGTAATTCTACATCAACCGCTACCCTATATCCTGTTTGGTGTTGCTGGGGGGTTGTATGTGATTTTACGCCATCGGACTAATATTGAGCGGATACTTGCTGGTATGGAACCGAAGATTGGGCAGAAGTTAGCAACGGAAAAAAGTGCTGATGGCTGA
- a CDS encoding DUF3086 domain-containing protein — MNPEESQTPEQIDEWLEQIEAENPTREKPENSSVESVLEAETPTSSTDTQPNNSNLEPIIANAEVVDSAIEFTEESTVEFAAVELEAETPVLELESPENALSIPEEERVAELQRTEAVLKAEIAKLEVSYKTLQEQLSETQTSLVKLVQESLVQLEQRKQALQISVEQLERRQERIRNEMRTTFAGTSQDLAIRVQGFKDYLTGSLQDLAMSAEQLQLTPPVVVERAKPVAKEVKPAQEQPGTPQFAQQQFQDTTNKIRRLIDQYRSKPDYYGPPWQLRRTFEPIHAERVSDWFFSQGGRGALRSMGSRLQNILIASAVASILHRLYGDRIRTLVLANSPERLGEWRRGLQDCLGIARPDFGPDRGVALFETAEALAQKADRLVKANQLPLIIIDDSEEQISLAMLQFPLWLAFAPDPKAMKSYNDDF; from the coding sequence ATGAACCCAGAGGAATCTCAAACCCCAGAACAGATTGATGAGTGGTTGGAACAAATAGAAGCAGAAAACCCAACGCGGGAAAAACCAGAAAACTCATCTGTAGAGTCAGTCCTGGAAGCAGAAACGCCAACTTCATCAACTGATACACAACCAAATAATTCCAATCTTGAGCCAATTATTGCTAATGCAGAAGTGGTAGATTCTGCAATTGAGTTCACCGAAGAGTCAACTGTTGAATTTGCCGCTGTAGAGTTAGAAGCAGAAACTCCTGTACTGGAGTTAGAGTCACCAGAGAATGCGCTCTCCATCCCAGAGGAGGAAAGAGTTGCAGAGTTACAACGCACAGAAGCAGTGCTGAAGGCAGAAATAGCCAAGCTAGAAGTGAGTTACAAAACGCTTCAGGAACAACTAAGTGAAACTCAAACCTCTCTGGTAAAACTTGTACAAGAGTCGCTGGTGCAGCTAGAACAACGCAAACAAGCACTGCAAATTTCTGTAGAACAGCTAGAACGCCGCCAAGAACGCATTCGGAATGAAATGCGAACCACTTTTGCGGGAACATCCCAAGATTTAGCAATTAGGGTGCAGGGCTTTAAAGACTATCTCACTGGTAGCTTACAGGATTTGGCTATGTCAGCAGAGCAATTGCAACTGACACCACCAGTTGTAGTAGAACGAGCAAAACCAGTCGCCAAAGAGGTGAAACCAGCCCAAGAACAGCCAGGAACACCCCAATTTGCCCAACAGCAGTTTCAAGATACTACAAATAAAATTCGCCGCCTGATTGACCAATATCGCAGCAAACCAGATTATTATGGACCGCCTTGGCAGCTGCGCCGGACTTTTGAACCTATCCACGCGGAACGAGTTTCTGATTGGTTCTTCAGCCAAGGGGGACGGGGTGCTTTGCGGAGTATGGGTAGTCGCTTGCAGAATATTCTGATTGCTTCGGCTGTGGCTTCGATATTACACAGATTGTATGGCGATCGCATCCGCACTTTGGTTTTAGCTAATTCACCAGAACGTTTGGGTGAATGGCGGCGTGGTTTGCAGGACTGCTTAGGAATTGCGCGTCCAGATTTTGGCCCGGATAGAGGTGTGGCTTTGTTTGAAACAGCTGAAGCTTTGGCTCAAAAAGCAGACCGGTTAGTGAAGGCTAATCAATTACCTTTAATTATCATTGATGATTCGGAAGAGCAAATCAGTTTAGCAATGCTGCAATTTCCTTTGTGGTTAGCTTTTGCTCCTGACCCTAAAGCTATGAAAAGTTACAATGATGATTTTTAA
- a CDS encoding DUF3119 family protein produces the protein MTSSFAPNSTSTVELQPSYNIPIVLLIAAIPLLVVQLWVGVVIALLGLFLLIQTLTIRLHFTATDLDIYRGEKLLRSFPYQEWQNWRIFWNRIPILFYFKEVNSIHFLPILFDPKALKSCLEERCPRI, from the coding sequence GTGACAAGTTCATTTGCGCCTAATTCCACATCAACTGTGGAACTCCAGCCTAGTTACAATATCCCTATCGTGTTGCTGATTGCTGCTATTCCACTACTGGTAGTGCAGCTTTGGGTAGGAGTAGTAATTGCATTGTTGGGTTTATTTCTTTTAATTCAAACTCTGACAATACGGTTACACTTTACTGCTACAGACTTAGATATTTACCGAGGCGAAAAATTACTTCGCAGCTTTCCCTACCAGGAATGGCAAAATTGGCGGATATTCTGGAATAGAATTCCCATCCTATTTTATTTTAAGGAAGTTAACAGCATTCACTTTTTACCGATTTTGTTTGACCCCAAAGCCCTAAAATCTTGCCTAGAAGAACGTTGTCCACGTATATGA
- a CDS encoding MlaE family lipid ABC transporter permease subunit, giving the protein MSETKSKSSLGAWSQRLLAAIFLGGQVIVHLLRGKINWRNTLEQMAAVGPDSLFIALLTAVFVGAVFTIQVAREFINFGATNLVGGVLAVALTRELSPVLTAVVLAGRVGSAFAAEIGTMRVTEQIDALFILKTDPIDYLVIPRVLACCLMLPILTLLSLITGILGGLIIATNIYGIADTVFLDSARNLVGIWDILSALIKACCFGLLIAVIGCSWGLTTKGGAKGVGQSTTTAVVTSLLIIFTSNFFLSWLMFQGTGGALLQGF; this is encoded by the coding sequence TTGAGTGAGACTAAATCCAAATCCAGTTTAGGAGCATGGAGTCAGCGACTGCTGGCAGCGATTTTCCTGGGTGGACAAGTAATAGTTCACCTCTTGAGGGGAAAAATCAATTGGCGCAACACTTTAGAGCAAATGGCAGCTGTTGGCCCAGATTCCCTATTTATTGCCCTGTTAACGGCTGTTTTTGTGGGCGCAGTGTTTACCATTCAGGTAGCGCGGGAGTTTATTAACTTTGGCGCTACTAATCTCGTGGGCGGAGTGCTGGCGGTAGCATTGACACGAGAATTATCACCCGTCCTCACCGCAGTAGTTTTGGCGGGAAGAGTTGGTTCTGCCTTTGCAGCCGAAATAGGCACTATGCGGGTAACCGAGCAAATCGATGCTTTATTTATCTTAAAAACTGATCCCATTGATTACCTCGTTATCCCTCGCGTCCTTGCTTGCTGCTTAATGCTGCCGATTTTAACCCTTCTGTCTTTGATCACAGGAATTTTAGGGGGATTAATTATTGCGACGAATATCTATGGTATTGCTGATACGGTATTTCTAGACTCGGCTCGTAACTTGGTCGGCATTTGGGACATTCTCAGCGCCTTAATTAAGGCCTGTTGCTTTGGCTTGTTAATCGCCGTGATTGGTTGCAGTTGGGGTTTGACTACGAAGGGAGGAGCTAAAGGAGTGGGACAATCAACCACAACAGCTGTTGTTACTTCCTTGCTGATTATATTTACCAGCAACTTCTTTCTTTCATGGTTAATGTTTCAGGGAACAGGGGGTGCATTGCTGCAAGGGTTTTAA